One genomic segment of Lysobacter sp. 5GHs7-4 includes these proteins:
- a CDS encoding CopL family metal-binding regulatory protein: MFTYGTLLRCLLIVAFCLEGTLSLWSSSAMAAQDAVAAATRLVAADGALVADADCEEDRPHDEQGRAPHRDCDCGTGSGCCACAFPVVAAAHGVPFAAQHRLAVQPRALASARFVPAVATGVFRPPIV; the protein is encoded by the coding sequence ATGTTCACCTACGGCACATTGCTGCGTTGCCTGTTGATCGTGGCGTTCTGCCTCGAGGGGACGCTGTCGCTGTGGAGCTCCAGCGCCATGGCCGCGCAGGACGCCGTTGCCGCCGCAACCCGCCTTGTCGCTGCCGACGGCGCGCTCGTCGCCGATGCGGATTGCGAGGAAGACCGTCCGCACGACGAGCAAGGCCGCGCGCCGCACCGCGATTGCGACTGCGGCACCGGCTCGGGTTGCTGCGCCTGTGCGTTCCCGGTCGTGGCCGCCGCGCATGGCGTGCCGTTCGCCGCGCAGCATCGGCTAGCCGTGCAGCCGCGGGCCTTGGCGTCGGCGCGCTTCGTTCCCGCCGTCGCCACCGGCGTATTCCGACCTCCGATCGTCTGA